Proteins from a single region of Nomia melanderi isolate GNS246 chromosome 11, iyNomMela1, whole genome shotgun sequence:
- the Sin1 gene encoding SAPK-interacting protein 1 — protein MAFYDNDHWLLSHIRDSFLLTDNTGQCEIVMVGEDIPKQLKSNGMLHCYPGMEDSDDEDLDGLVESYDVQMEYSHRERSNTAKRLEKMDLERKKAAKVNIKWEHNPAMSLSQQSELFQRKDFRKKTGQPSKRHSLLSEQLEKCPNLPQNPFMEYAKFDGSAQVDIPIRKYRIFMCMLPKEQRTYPLQIVVVATAKVLDFIGLICYKYANEHPDHQLKEDIARYGLYFTEDDGEVDWDLPCLDPREAISKFEFTTLGLTEMKPSDRARHNMAAHVETKDEDNFLERQNEEQKEVAEDLAKMEGHTTAMEAPLYQSYRVYIINKVRTKTEICLGISGEKIEINPIMTGKGAGRFWNRQRAVSYQIDNIAWCEITETKGSKTIFTLVYTPHSSTSENILVSSGQFKNHEFEADSITAEEIVRKINHILELHSSTSRKEYLSQKERKAARRKSFHLHR, from the exons ATGGCGTTTTACGACAATGACCATTGGCTCCTGTCACACATTCGCGATAGTTTTTTACTAACAGACAATACAG GTCAATGCGAAATAGTAATGGTCGGAGAAGATATTCCTAAACAGTTAAAGTCGAATGGCATGTTGCACTGTTATCCTGGTATGGAAGACAGCGACGATGAAGATCTAGATGGTCTTGTGGAATCTTATGACGTACAGATGG AATATAGTCACAGAGAACGGTCTAACACTGCTAAAAGATTGGAGAAAATGGATCTCGAGAGAAAGAAAGCTGCCAAAGTAAATATAAAGTGGGAACACAATCCTGCGATGTCTCTTAGCCAACAATCAGagttatttcaaagaaaagacTTTCGTAAAAAGACTGGTCAACCTAGTAAGAGGCATTCTCTTTTATCCGAGCAACTTGAGAAGTGTCCAAACTTACCACAAAATCCGTTCATGGAATATGCCAAGTTTGATGGTAGT GCACAAGTTGATATTCCTATCAGAAAATACAGGATTTTTATGTGTATGTTACCTAAAGAGCAAAGAACGTACCCTCTACAAATAGTTGTAGTTGCTACTGCAAAAGTATTGGATTTCATTGGATTAATTTGTTACAAATATGCGAATGAACATCCAGATCATCAGCTGAA GGAGGATATAGCAAGATACGGTTTATACTTCACGGAAGATGACGGCGAAGTCGATTGGGATTTACCTTGCCTAGATCCGAGAGAAGCTATTTCTAAATTTGAATTCACGACGCTCGGTCTTACCGAAATGAAACCAAGCGATAGAGCCAGACACAATATGGCTGCTCATGTAGAAACGAAAGACGAAGACAATTTTCTGGAAAGGCAGAATGAAGAACAGAAAGAAGTTGCCGAAGACTTGGCAAAAATGGAAGGTCACACTACTGCCATGGAAGCTCCATTATACCAATCATACAG GGTATACATAATTAACAAAGTCAGAACAAAGACTGAAATTTGTTTGGGAATCTCAGGTGAAAAAATTGAGATTAATCCAATAATGACTGGTAAAGGTGCTGGACGTTTTTGGAATAGGCAACGTGCAGTTAGCTATCAAATAGACAATATTGCCTGGTGTGAGATAACAGAAACAAAGGGATCAAAGACAATTTTTACATTAGTTTATACACCGCACTCTTCTACATCCGAAAATATTTTAG TATCATCCGGACAATTCAAAAATCACGAATTCGAGGCGGATTCGATAACCGCCGAAGAGAtcgttagaaaaataaatcatatactTGAATTGCACAGCAGCACATCGAGAAAAGAATACTTATctcaaaaagaaagaaaagccgCTAGGCGCAAGAGCTTTCACTTGCACAGATGA